A genomic window from Etheostoma spectabile isolate EspeVRDwgs_2016 chromosome 13, UIUC_Espe_1.0, whole genome shotgun sequence includes:
- the zgc:153704 gene encoding lipocalin isoform X2, with protein sequence MTLLLAVLAAVLGSLTVSSEVVPQADFNIQGVAGKWYLIGFATNAEWFLNHRASMKMGMAMLTPTADGDLEISYASLKSDGSCWRMNNLAKKTDVPGKFMYTSWGSINDMRMVDVKYDEYALTHTIKKKGSVLTVVNKLYGRGVDLSADLMEKFRQFSLKTGIQPENIAFLPKNEECPAA encoded by the exons ATGACTCTACTGCTGGCAGTGCTGGCCGCCGTGCTCGGCTCCTTGACGGTTTCTTCTGAAGTCGTTCCCCAGGCAGACTTCAACATACAGGGG GTTGCAGGGAAGTGGTACCTGATTGGATTTGCCACTAACGCCGAGTGGTTTCTCAACCATAGAGCAAGCATGAAGATGGGCATGGCCATGCTTACCCCAACTGCTGATGGGGACCTGGAGATATCCTACGCCAGTCTCAA ATCTGACGGCTCTTGTTGGAGAATGAACAACCTGGCCAAGAAGACTGATGTGCCTGGAAAGTTCATGTACACAA GCTGGGGGAGTATAAATGACATGCGCATGGTTGATGTGAAGTATGACGAATACGCCCTGACTCACACCATTAAGAAAAAGGGGAGTGTTCTCACCGTGGTCAACAAACTATATG GCCGTGGAGTGGACCTCAGCGCTGACCTGATGGAGAAGTTCAGGCAGTTCTCCTTGAAGACTGGCATCCAACCGGAAAATATTGCTTTCCTTCCCAAAAATG AGGAGTGCCCAGCTGCCTAG
- the zgc:153704 gene encoding lipocalin isoform X1: MTLLLAVLAAVLGSLTVSSEVVPQADFNIQGVAGKWYLIGFATNAEWFLNHRASMKMGMAMLTPTADGDLEISYASLKSDGSCWRMNNLAKKTDVPGKFMYTSERWGSINDMRMVDVKYDEYALTHTIKKKGSVLTVVNKLYGRGVDLSADLMEKFRQFSLKTGIQPENIAFLPKNEECPAA, encoded by the exons ATGACTCTACTGCTGGCAGTGCTGGCCGCCGTGCTCGGCTCCTTGACGGTTTCTTCTGAAGTCGTTCCCCAGGCAGACTTCAACATACAGGGG GTTGCAGGGAAGTGGTACCTGATTGGATTTGCCACTAACGCCGAGTGGTTTCTCAACCATAGAGCAAGCATGAAGATGGGCATGGCCATGCTTACCCCAACTGCTGATGGGGACCTGGAGATATCCTACGCCAGTCTCAA ATCTGACGGCTCTTGTTGGAGAATGAACAACCTGGCCAAGAAGACTGATGTGCCTGGAAAGTTCATGTACACAAGCGAGc GCTGGGGGAGTATAAATGACATGCGCATGGTTGATGTGAAGTATGACGAATACGCCCTGACTCACACCATTAAGAAAAAGGGGAGTGTTCTCACCGTGGTCAACAAACTATATG GCCGTGGAGTGGACCTCAGCGCTGACCTGATGGAGAAGTTCAGGCAGTTCTCCTTGAAGACTGGCATCCAACCGGAAAATATTGCTTTCCTTCCCAAAAATG AGGAGTGCCCAGCTGCCTAG